One genomic segment of Amycolatopsis sp. WQ 127309 includes these proteins:
- a CDS encoding type II toxin-antitoxin system VapC family toxin, protein MAERHELGVLDTCVYLDLVDLDPEKLPVVHQITTVTMAELHQGVALAKNPVTKAARTEDLAAAMVDYVALPFDADASTRFGSLAALTVAAKRDPRPRKMDLMIAAIASVRNLPLYTRNTKDFKGLESLLEVVEV, encoded by the coding sequence GTGGCTGAGCGGCACGAACTTGGCGTGCTCGACACCTGCGTCTACCTCGACCTGGTCGACCTGGATCCGGAGAAGCTGCCGGTAGTCCACCAGATCACGACCGTCACGATGGCCGAACTCCACCAAGGCGTGGCGCTGGCGAAGAACCCCGTCACCAAGGCCGCGCGCACAGAAGACCTCGCGGCCGCAATGGTGGACTACGTAGCGCTTCCGTTCGACGCCGATGCTTCCACACGGTTCGGCTCACTGGCAGCGCTCACCGTGGCAGCCAAGCGTGACCCGCGACCGCGCAAGATGGACTTGATGATCGCCGCGATCGCCTCCGTGCGGAACCTGCCGCTGTACACCCGCAATACGAAAGACTTCAAAGGCCTCGAAAGCCTGCTCGAAGTCGTCGAGGTCTGA
- the fbaA gene encoding class II fructose-bisphosphate aldolase, whose translation MPIATPEVYAEMLDRAKANEFAYPAINVTSSETVNAAIRGFAEAESDGIIQFSTGGAEFASGQKVKDMVVGSVALAEFAQVVAARYDVNVALHTDHCPKDKLDGFVRPLIEISAERVKNGQNPLFQSHMWDGSAIDLDENLVIAQELLAKTAAANIILEVEIGVVGGEEDGVEAEINEKLYTAEGDFLKTIDALGSGENGRYLLAATFGNVHGVYKPGNVKLRPDVLKGGQEAASKKLGLDAGSKPFELVFHGGSGSLPEEIREAVSYGVVKMNVDTDTQYAFTRPIVDHFFKNYDGVLKIDGEVGNKKVYDPRSYLKAAEGGMAARIVEACQALGSAGTKLK comes from the coding sequence ATGCCCATCGCGACCCCCGAGGTCTACGCGGAGATGCTGGATCGGGCCAAGGCGAACGAGTTCGCCTACCCCGCCATCAACGTGACCTCGTCCGAAACCGTGAACGCCGCCATCCGCGGCTTCGCCGAAGCGGAGAGCGACGGGATCATCCAGTTCTCCACCGGCGGCGCCGAATTCGCCTCCGGCCAAAAAGTCAAGGACATGGTCGTCGGCTCCGTCGCCCTCGCCGAATTCGCGCAGGTCGTCGCCGCCCGCTACGACGTCAACGTCGCCCTGCACACCGACCACTGCCCCAAAGACAAACTCGACGGGTTCGTCCGGCCGCTGATCGAGATCTCCGCCGAACGCGTCAAAAACGGCCAGAACCCGCTGTTCCAGTCCCACATGTGGGACGGCTCCGCCATCGACCTCGACGAGAACCTCGTCATCGCGCAGGAACTGCTGGCCAAGACCGCGGCGGCGAACATCATCCTCGAAGTCGAGATCGGCGTCGTCGGCGGCGAAGAAGACGGTGTCGAGGCGGAGATCAACGAAAAGCTCTACACCGCCGAAGGCGACTTCCTCAAAACCATCGACGCGCTCGGCTCCGGCGAGAACGGCCGCTACCTGCTCGCCGCCACCTTCGGCAACGTCCACGGCGTCTACAAGCCCGGCAACGTCAAGCTGCGCCCGGACGTGCTCAAGGGCGGCCAGGAAGCCGCGTCGAAGAAGCTCGGCCTCGACGCCGGGTCCAAGCCGTTCGAGCTGGTCTTCCACGGCGGCTCCGGCTCACTGCCGGAGGAGATCCGCGAAGCCGTCTCGTACGGGGTGGTGAAGATGAACGTGGACACCGACACGCAGTACGCGTTCACCCGCCCGATCGTGGACCACTTCTTCAAGAACTACGACGGCGTCCTGAAGATCGACGGCGAGGTCGGCAACAAGAAGGTCTACGACCCCCGCTCCTACCTCAAGGCCGCCGAGGGTGGCATGGCCGCCCGGATCGTGGAGGCCTGCCAGGCCCTGGGCTCCGCCGGCACGAAGCTCAAGTAA
- a CDS encoding LLM class F420-dependent oxidoreductase, translated as MAIELGKLGIWRYHGNVDAKFAADAEELGYGAIWLGGSPGGDLAHVDDLLAATDSLVVATGIVNIWQDEPADIAKAYHRIAGKFPDRFLLGVGAGHREATKEYKKPYAALVDYLDGLDAAGVPVEGRALAALGPKVVKLSGDRTAGAHPYLTTPAHTRDTREILGAGKLLAPEHKVVVSTDAAEARAIGRNTVKYYLGLSNYVANLRKLGFTDEDLEGEGSDRLIDALALHGDADTVARGLAAHLEAGADQVIVQVLNEDPWPAYRALAAALR; from the coding sequence ATGGCAATCGAACTGGGCAAGCTCGGAATCTGGCGGTACCACGGGAACGTCGACGCGAAGTTCGCGGCCGACGCGGAGGAGCTCGGCTACGGCGCGATCTGGCTGGGCGGCTCGCCCGGCGGCGACCTGGCGCACGTCGACGACCTGCTCGCCGCGACGGACTCGCTGGTCGTCGCGACCGGCATCGTGAACATCTGGCAGGACGAGCCCGCGGACATCGCGAAGGCCTACCACCGGATCGCCGGGAAGTTTCCGGACCGCTTCCTGCTCGGCGTCGGGGCGGGGCACCGCGAGGCGACCAAGGAGTACAAGAAGCCGTACGCGGCGCTGGTCGACTACCTCGACGGCCTCGACGCGGCGGGCGTCCCGGTCGAGGGCCGGGCGCTGGCGGCGCTGGGCCCGAAGGTCGTCAAGCTGTCCGGCGACCGCACCGCCGGCGCGCACCCGTACCTGACGACGCCGGCGCACACGCGCGACACCCGCGAGATCCTCGGCGCGGGCAAGCTGCTGGCCCCGGAGCACAAGGTCGTCGTGTCGACCGACGCCGCCGAAGCGCGGGCGATCGGCCGCAACACCGTGAAGTACTACCTCGGGCTGTCGAACTACGTCGCCAACCTGCGGAAACTCGGCTTCACGGACGAGGACCTCGAGGGCGAGGGCAGCGACCGCCTGATCGACGCGCTGGCCCTGCACGGCGACGCCGACACGGTGGCCCGCGGCCTGGCGGCCCACCTGGAGGCGGGCGCGGACCAGGTGATCGTCCAGGTCCTGAACGAGGACCCGTGGCCGGCGTACCGCGCGCTGGCGGCGGCACTGCGCTGA
- a CDS encoding aldo/keto reductase — MTKLGNTDLDVYGLNLGGNVFGWTADEPQSFAVLDAYTAAGGNFVDSADLYGGGGGSEEILGNWLAARGNRDDVVVATKVGMWDGRPGLSAKNIEAAAEDSLRRLQTDHIDLYYAHKDDPDTPLEETLTAFDALVRAGKVRYLGASNYNAERLTEALSISDENGLARYAVLQPHYNLVERDYEQDLAPLVEREGLATLPYFALAKGFLTGKYRSKDETVDSPRAARASSYLDAHGERVLAALDEIAQAHGVSVATVSLAWLRSQPTVAAPIASARTPEQLTDLIASVTLDLTTDEVASLSL; from the coding sequence ATGACCAAGCTGGGCAACACCGACCTCGACGTGTACGGACTCAACCTCGGCGGCAACGTCTTCGGCTGGACGGCGGACGAGCCGCAGTCCTTCGCCGTGCTGGACGCCTACACCGCGGCCGGCGGCAACTTCGTGGACTCCGCCGACCTCTACGGCGGGGGCGGCGGCTCCGAGGAGATCCTCGGCAACTGGCTCGCCGCGCGCGGCAACCGGGACGACGTCGTCGTCGCGACCAAGGTCGGCATGTGGGACGGCCGGCCGGGCCTCTCGGCGAAGAACATCGAGGCTGCCGCCGAGGATTCGCTGCGGCGCCTGCAAACCGACCACATCGACCTGTACTACGCGCACAAGGACGACCCGGACACCCCGCTCGAGGAGACGCTCACCGCGTTCGACGCCCTGGTCCGCGCGGGCAAGGTCCGCTACCTCGGCGCGTCCAACTACAACGCCGAGCGGCTGACCGAGGCACTGTCCATTTCGGACGAGAACGGCCTCGCGCGCTACGCCGTGCTGCAGCCGCACTACAACCTCGTCGAGCGCGACTACGAGCAGGACCTCGCGCCGCTCGTCGAGCGCGAAGGCCTGGCCACGCTGCCGTACTTCGCCCTCGCCAAGGGGTTCCTGACCGGCAAGTACCGCTCGAAGGACGAGACGGTCGACAGCCCGCGCGCCGCCCGCGCGTCGTCCTACCTGGACGCCCACGGCGAGCGCGTGCTCGCCGCGCTCGACGAAATCGCCCAGGCGCACGGCGTTTCGGTCGCCACGGTGTCGCTGGCCTGGCTGCGGTCGCAGCCGACGGTCGCCGCGCCGATCGCCAGCGCCCGGACGCCCGAGCAGCTCACCGACCTGATCGCGTCGGTGACGCTCGACCTGACTACAGACGAAGTAGCGTCACTTTCCCTATGA
- a CDS encoding SDR family oxidoreductase, producing the protein MANPFSLLSGTKKVDGKVVLITGAARGIGAGLAERLAARGAKVALVGLEAEEQQKVADRIGVNAKSWEADVTSWDALEAATAGVVEHFGGIDIVIANAGIATAGFVRSVDRAAFEKVIEVDLLGVWRTFRVTLPHVIDRKGYLLAISSLAAITHAPGMANYSAAKAGVEAFSNSLRAEVAHLGVKVGVAHPTWIRTDLVESADAHPVFGKLRSSMPGLIGKTYPLDVALDDLEAGILKRARTIHVPRWVGGLKLFRAFLPPIIEIGSRSRVPSADRAALADIEARGAFESAVTGHGGRAATTKS; encoded by the coding sequence GTGGCCAACCCGTTTTCGCTGCTGAGCGGCACCAAGAAGGTCGACGGCAAAGTCGTCCTGATCACCGGCGCCGCCCGCGGCATCGGGGCCGGCCTGGCCGAACGCCTCGCCGCGCGCGGCGCGAAGGTCGCTCTCGTCGGCCTCGAAGCCGAGGAGCAGCAGAAGGTCGCCGACCGCATCGGCGTCAACGCGAAGTCCTGGGAAGCCGACGTCACCAGCTGGGACGCGCTCGAAGCGGCCACCGCCGGTGTCGTCGAGCACTTCGGCGGGATCGACATCGTCATCGCCAACGCCGGCATCGCGACGGCGGGCTTCGTCCGCTCGGTCGACCGGGCCGCGTTCGAGAAGGTCATCGAGGTCGACCTGCTCGGCGTCTGGCGCACGTTCCGCGTCACGCTGCCGCACGTCATCGACCGCAAGGGCTACCTGCTGGCCATTTCGAGCCTGGCCGCGATCACGCACGCGCCGGGCATGGCGAACTACTCCGCGGCCAAGGCCGGCGTCGAGGCGTTCTCCAACAGCCTCCGCGCCGAGGTCGCCCACCTGGGTGTCAAGGTCGGCGTCGCGCACCCGACGTGGATCCGCACCGACCTGGTCGAGAGCGCCGACGCGCACCCGGTGTTCGGCAAGCTCCGCTCGTCGATGCCCGGCCTGATCGGCAAGACCTACCCGCTGGACGTCGCCCTCGACGACCTCGAAGCCGGGATCCTCAAGCGCGCCAGGACGATCCACGTGCCGCGCTGGGTCGGCGGGCTCAAGCTGTTCCGCGCGTTCCTGCCGCCGATCATCGAAATCGGGTCCCGCAGCCGGGTACCTTCGGCGGACAGGGCCGCGCTCGCCGACATCGAGGCCCGCGGCGCGTTCGAGTCCGCGGTCACCGGGCACGGCGGCCGCGCGGCCACCACCAAGTCGTAG
- a CDS encoding pyridoxamine 5'-phosphate oxidase family protein produces MSRRDQIRMTEDEVRAFFAEQKVINVASVGPNGRPHLAPLWYYPHEDGVATWTYGTSQKAKNLRRLPEATVLIEDGGSYEKLRGVSLEADVELVEDTEEVTRMGITLMQRYAGAKPGDPVPSELSGFIAGQAPKRVGLVFRPTKIVSWDHTKLGGAY; encoded by the coding sequence ATGTCACGTCGCGACCAGATCAGGATGACCGAGGACGAGGTCCGCGCGTTCTTCGCCGAGCAGAAGGTCATCAACGTCGCCAGCGTCGGCCCGAACGGCCGCCCGCACCTCGCGCCGCTCTGGTACTACCCGCACGAGGACGGCGTCGCGACCTGGACGTACGGCACGTCGCAGAAGGCCAAGAACCTGCGGCGGCTGCCGGAGGCGACCGTGCTCATCGAGGACGGCGGCAGCTACGAGAAGCTCCGCGGCGTCTCGCTGGAGGCCGACGTCGAGCTCGTCGAGGACACCGAGGAAGTCACCCGGATGGGGATCACGCTCATGCAGCGCTACGCGGGCGCCAAGCCGGGCGACCCCGTACCGTCCGAGCTGAGCGGCTTCATCGCAGGTCAGGCCCCCAAGCGGGTCGGGTTGGTCTTCCGCCCGACGAAGATCGTCAGCTGGGACCACACGAAGCTCGGCGGGGCGTACTAA
- a CDS encoding NAD(P)/FAD-dependent oxidoreductase — translation MTERFKVVIVGTGFSGLGQAIQLEKAGIRDYVILEKATEVGGTWRDNSYPGCACDVQSHMYSFSYEQNPDWSRSFSPQPEIFGYLKGVADKYRLREKIRFGVELTGAHWDERERRWTATTKDGREFSAQFLVSGVGGLHIPQVPELPGIANFQGQTWHSAQWNHEYDLRGKRVAVVGTGASAVQFVPKIAPDVAELTLFQRTPPWIMPKPDHAMPEWARTLFRRVPGTQRAYRNALYWVLEARAIGFNGHPGVMKAGELIAKRNITKGIKDRALRKKVTPDYTMGCKRVLISNDYYPALDRPNVDVNTAGIKEVKAHSIVDAAGVEHEVDAIVYGTGFKVTDALEYLDITGVDGRNLAKEWAAEGMRTHKGITVSGFPNLFFLLGPNTALGHNSVVFMIESQSRYVVDAIKLADSREAAAIDVRPGVQDEFQREIQDKLVKGVWTQGGCKSWYLDAKGVNRTIWPGFTWRYWLETRKVDPADYELSGRTS, via the coding sequence ATGACCGAGCGGTTCAAGGTCGTGATCGTGGGCACCGGGTTCTCCGGGCTCGGCCAGGCGATCCAGCTCGAAAAGGCCGGCATCCGGGACTACGTGATCCTGGAGAAGGCCACCGAGGTGGGCGGCACCTGGCGCGACAACTCGTACCCCGGGTGCGCCTGCGACGTGCAGTCGCACATGTACTCGTTCTCCTACGAGCAGAACCCGGACTGGTCGCGGTCGTTCTCGCCGCAGCCGGAGATCTTCGGCTACCTCAAGGGCGTCGCGGACAAGTACCGGCTGCGCGAGAAGATCCGCTTCGGCGTGGAACTCACCGGCGCGCACTGGGACGAGCGGGAGCGCCGCTGGACGGCGACGACCAAGGACGGCCGGGAGTTTTCCGCGCAGTTCCTCGTCTCCGGCGTCGGCGGCCTGCACATCCCGCAGGTCCCCGAGCTGCCCGGGATCGCGAACTTCCAGGGCCAGACCTGGCACTCCGCGCAGTGGAACCACGAGTACGACCTGCGCGGCAAGCGCGTGGCCGTCGTCGGCACCGGCGCCAGCGCGGTCCAGTTCGTCCCGAAGATCGCCCCGGACGTCGCCGAGCTGACGCTCTTCCAGCGGACGCCGCCGTGGATCATGCCCAAGCCCGACCACGCGATGCCGGAGTGGGCGCGGACGCTGTTCCGCCGCGTCCCCGGCACCCAGCGCGCCTACCGCAACGCGCTCTACTGGGTCCTCGAAGCCCGCGCCATCGGCTTCAACGGCCACCCCGGCGTGATGAAGGCCGGCGAACTGATCGCCAAGCGGAACATCACCAAGGGCATCAAGGACCGCGCGCTGCGCAAGAAGGTCACGCCGGACTACACGATGGGCTGCAAGCGCGTCCTCATCTCCAACGACTACTACCCGGCGCTGGACCGGCCGAACGTCGACGTGAACACCGCCGGGATCAAGGAGGTCAAGGCGCACTCGATCGTCGACGCCGCCGGGGTCGAGCACGAGGTCGACGCGATCGTCTACGGCACCGGCTTCAAGGTCACCGACGCGCTCGAGTACCTGGACATCACCGGCGTCGACGGCCGCAACCTGGCCAAGGAGTGGGCCGCCGAAGGGATGCGGACGCACAAGGGCATCACCGTGTCCGGCTTCCCGAACCTGTTCTTCCTGCTCGGCCCGAACACCGCGCTGGGCCACAACTCCGTCGTCTTCATGATCGAGTCGCAGTCGCGCTACGTCGTCGACGCCATCAAGCTGGCCGACTCCCGCGAGGCCGCCGCCATCGACGTCCGGCCGGGCGTGCAGGACGAGTTCCAGCGCGAGATCCAGGACAAGCTGGTCAAGG